A single region of the Fusobacterium varium genome encodes:
- a CDS encoding mechanosensitive ion channel — protein sequence MHLLLENFLADILGILPKIVFRGVILIILLIFWPKILSMILTTYAKTLEKRKVDPLLQSFTVSLLKTIFYVTLFFVVISVIGVKATSLVTILGTAGLAVGLALQGSLTNLAGGVLILFFKQFSKGDYISTGSLNGTVDQIHILYTTLITTDNKVIIIPNGQLANGAIINYSKNSTRRLDMVFSVSYDTPAEKVKEILNRIADEHPAVIKEKGKTIRMSKQNASSLDFVFRVWVESKDYWTTMFDFNEIVKEEFDKNSIEIPYQKIDVYNK from the coding sequence ATGCATTTATTACTAGAAAACTTTTTGGCAGACATATTGGGAATTTTACCTAAGATAGTATTCAGAGGTGTTATTTTAATAATTCTACTTATTTTTTGGCCAAAAATCTTATCGATGATTTTGACAACTTATGCAAAAACATTAGAAAAGAGAAAAGTGGATCCTTTATTACAAAGTTTTACAGTATCACTTTTAAAAACAATATTTTATGTTACTTTATTCTTTGTAGTTATAAGTGTAATTGGAGTTAAAGCAACTTCATTAGTAACAATACTAGGTACTGCAGGATTAGCAGTAGGTTTAGCACTACAAGGAAGTTTAACAAACTTAGCTGGTGGAGTGTTAATTCTATTCTTTAAACAATTTTCAAAAGGGGATTATATTTCAACAGGTTCATTAAATGGAACAGTAGATCAAATTCATATCTTATACACTACTTTAATTACAACAGATAATAAAGTAATTATTATTCCTAATGGACAATTAGCAAATGGTGCTATTATAAACTATTCTAAGAACTCAACAAGAAGATTGGATATGGTATTCTCAGTTTCATATGATACACCAGCTGAAAAGGTAAAAGAGATCTTAAATAGAATAGCTGACGAACATCCAGCAGTAATTAAAGAAAAGGGTAAAACTATTAGAATGTCTAAGCAAAATGCAAGTTCTCTAGATTTTGTATTTAGAGTATGGGTTGAAAGTAAAGATTATTGGACAACAATGTTTGATTTTAACGAAATAGTTAAAGAGGAATTTGATAAAAATAGTATTGAGATTCCATATCAAAAAATTGATGTATATAACAAATAA
- a CDS encoding alpha/beta fold hydrolase — MKHTKGIFQIIHGMSEHKNRYKHLFKYFSERGYLVALKEHLHHGYNNIDQEKIGIFENDFNQLIEDQVNYTKELKKLYPNTPIYIFGHSMGSFIAQEHMKHCFNIVDGYIFCGSCYKTPFLWKLAEYLSFFMNKIYKNRRAHLIKKLVFLNSNSKIKSEYYYNENSWLSRDIEEVKTYCNDDLCDFTYSSSFYSDFFYFLNRLYLPTSFEKINRDLPIYIISGEMDPVGRYGKGVIQLKEFYERLNFKNVQYKLYPNARHELHNEINRDEVFFNIEKWLNN; from the coding sequence ATGAAACATACAAAAGGAATTTTCCAAATAATTCATGGAATGAGTGAACATAAAAATAGATATAAGCATCTTTTTAAATATTTTTCTGAGAGAGGATATCTAGTTGCTCTTAAAGAGCATCTACACCACGGATATAATAACATTGATCAAGAAAAAATTGGAATCTTTGAAAATGATTTTAATCAATTAATTGAAGATCAAGTTAATTATACAAAGGAGCTAAAAAAATTATATCCTAATACTCCTATATATATTTTTGGACATAGTATGGGATCTTTTATTGCTCAAGAACATATGAAACATTGTTTTAATATTGTAGATGGATATATTTTTTGTGGTTCTTGCTACAAGACACCTTTCCTTTGGAAATTAGCTGAATATCTAAGCTTTTTTATGAATAAAATCTATAAAAATAGAAGAGCTCACCTTATCAAAAAATTGGTATTTTTAAACTCTAATAGTAAAATTAAATCAGAATATTATTATAATGAAAACTCTTGGTTATCTAGGGATATAGAGGAAGTTAAAACTTATTGTAACGATGATCTTTGTGATTTTACATATAGTAGCAGTTTTTATTCAGATTTTTTCTATTTTTTAAATAGATTATATCTACCTACATCTTTTGAAAAAATTAATAGAGATCTACCTATCTACATAATTTCTGGAGAGATGGATCCTGTTGGAAGATATGGAAAAGGTGTTATACAGCTTAAAGAATTCTATGAAAGATTAAATTTTAAAAATGTTCAATATAAACTTTATCCTAATGCTAGACATGAATTACATAATGAAATAAATAGAGATGAAGTTTTTTTTAATATAGAAAAATGGTTAAATAACTAA
- a CDS encoding DUF1847 domain-containing protein, with product MYTCDACTKHVCRTGDLTDAPLNCPCRELEKIEDIKKFYLEKENMMLAHESALVEAEGYCQQTRVEEIINFAKKCGYKKLGVAFCVGLAKEAKVFASILRHHGFEVESVICKSGSIPKSFIGISNDEQVRPCTYEPMCNPIGQAKFLSAAKTELNILLGLCVGHDSLFIKHSDAPVTVFAVKDRVLGHNPLAAIYLAEGYYKKKLFK from the coding sequence ATGTATACTTGTGATGCTTGCACAAAACATGTTTGTAGAACTGGAGATTTAACTGACGCTCCACTAAATTGTCCTTGTAGAGAATTAGAAAAAATCGAGGATATAAAAAAATTCTACTTAGAAAAAGAAAATATGATGTTAGCTCATGAATCAGCTTTAGTTGAGGCTGAAGGGTATTGTCAACAAACAAGAGTTGAGGAGATAATCAATTTTGCTAAAAAATGTGGTTACAAAAAGTTAGGAGTTGCTTTCTGTGTAGGACTTGCTAAAGAGGCTAAAGTTTTTGCATCTATACTTAGACATCATGGTTTTGAAGTAGAATCAGTTATTTGTAAAAGTGGTTCTATTCCAAAAAGTTTTATAGGTATTTCAAATGATGAACAAGTAAGACCTTGTACTTATGAACCTATGTGTAACCCTATTGGTCAAGCTAAATTTTTAAGTGCTGCTAAAACTGAATTAAATATTCTTTTAGGACTTTGTGTGGGACATGACTCACTATTTATAAAACATTCAGATGCACCAGTTACTGTTTTTGCAGTAAAAGATAGAGTACTTGGACACAATCCTCTAGCTGCTATATATCTTGCTGAAGGATATTACAAAAAGAAACTTTTTAAATAA
- a CDS encoding sulfite exporter TauE/SafE family protein, translating into MPVIFFVVSFFSSLVGAICGIGGGVIIKPVLDAVGVMSVSAVSFLSGCTVLSMSIISVFKALKGGSAKINTKLTTWLALGSVFGGIMGKMLFQHIKVAFANENVLGMIQSIVLVLMTIGTFIYTLKKSQIETKRYENKLLCLVIGIILGICSSFLGIGGGPINLVILIYFFSMGTKEAAINSIYIILFSQIASLVQSIVKQTIPEVSLVFLITMVLGGVLGGMAGGIVNKKISEEKVDKLFLALMGVIIFINIYNTYVFATA; encoded by the coding sequence ATGCCAGTTATTTTTTTTGTGGTTAGTTTTTTTTCATCGTTAGTTGGAGCAATATGCGGGATAGGTGGAGGAGTAATAATTAAACCTGTACTTGACGCTGTTGGCGTAATGAGCGTATCAGCAGTTAGTTTTTTATCAGGTTGTACAGTTCTTTCAATGTCTATAATCTCTGTATTTAAAGCTTTAAAAGGTGGTTCGGCTAAGATTAATACTAAGCTTACAACTTGGTTAGCTTTAGGAAGTGTTTTTGGTGGAATAATGGGTAAAATGTTATTTCAACATATTAAAGTGGCATTTGCTAATGAAAATGTACTTGGAATGATTCAATCAATAGTATTAGTATTAATGACAATAGGAACTTTTATCTATACTTTAAAGAAAAGCCAAATAGAAACTAAAAGATATGAGAATAAACTTCTATGCCTAGTGATAGGAATAATTTTAGGTATCTGTTCTTCATTCTTAGGAATAGGTGGAGGACCTATCAACTTAGTAATCTTAATCTATTTCTTCTCAATGGGAACAAAGGAAGCAGCAATAAACTCAATCTATATTATCCTTTTCTCTCAAATAGCAAGTTTAGTTCAAAGTATTGTAAAACAAACTATTCCAGAAGTTAGCTTAGTATTCTTAATAACTATGGTACTAGGTGGAGTTTTAGGAGGAATGGCTGGAGGAATCGTTAATAAAAAGATTTCAGAAGAGAAAGTTGATAAACTTTTCCTAGCTCTAATGGGAGTAATTATCTTTATTAATATATATAATACTTATGTTTTTGCAACAGCTTAA
- the thyA gene encoding thymidylate synthase: MAKFDEIYKDIVKTIDEKGIWSEGQVRTKYADGTPAHYKSYIGYQFRLDNSTDEAHLITTRFAPSKAPIRELYWIWIMQSNDVNELNKLKCKFWDEWKMEDGTIGKAYGYQIAKETFGYKSQLDYVINELKKNPNSRRIMTEIWIPEELDKMALTPCVHLTQWSVIGDKLYLEVRQRSCDVALGLVANVFQYSILHKLVAMECGLKPAEIIWNIHNVHIYDRHMPNLLEQVKRPSLDGATVKIENFKSIYDFKPDDVVIENYNYGEKISYEVAI; encoded by the coding sequence ATGGCAAAATTTGATGAAATATACAAAGATATTGTTAAAACTATTGATGAGAAAGGAATTTGGAGTGAAGGACAAGTAAGAACAAAATATGCCGATGGCACTCCTGCTCATTACAAAAGTTATATAGGTTATCAATTTAGACTTGATAACTCTACTGATGAGGCACATCTTATAACTACAAGATTTGCTCCTAGTAAAGCACCTATTAGAGAGCTTTATTGGATATGGATTATGCAATCTAATGATGTAAATGAACTTAATAAATTAAAATGTAAGTTCTGGGATGAATGGAAGATGGAAGATGGAACTATTGGAAAAGCTTATGGTTATCAAATTGCCAAAGAAACATTTGGATATAAAAGTCAATTAGATTATGTTATTAATGAATTGAAAAAAAATCCTAATAGCCGTAGAATTATGACAGAAATTTGGATTCCTGAAGAATTAGACAAAATGGCTCTTACTCCATGTGTTCATCTTACTCAATGGAGTGTAATTGGAGATAAACTTTACCTTGAAGTTAGACAAAGAAGTTGTGATGTGGCTTTAGGACTTGTGGCAAATGTGTTCCAATACTCAATTCTACATAAATTAGTAGCTATGGAGTGTGGATTAAAACCTGCTGAAATTATTTGGAATATTCACAATGTCCATATCTATGATAGACATATGCCAAACCTATTGGAACAAGTAAAAAGACCATCTCTTGATGGAGCTACTGTTAAAATAGAAAACTTTAAATCAATTTATGATTTTAAACCTGATGATGTAGTAATTGAAAACTATAATTATGGAGAAAAAATTTCTTATGAGGTGGCAATCTAA